Below is a genomic region from Raphanus sativus cultivar WK10039 chromosome 4, ASM80110v3, whole genome shotgun sequence.
GGACATGTTTGATTGTCCTATTCCCGACGGTTATGACGCTCATCGAGTCCGTCCCAGTTTGGAAGGAGCTTTCAAGGAACTAGGCTACTCTGGTCCTGTCTCCATCACTGCCTTTGGTGACTATAAAAAAACCCCTAAACGCCACCTTCATGCCCTCTCTTCCACTGGAATCGATGTTGTACATGTCATTCCGGGTTAGTACATTTTACTCACTCACGCGTGCATACCCTTTTGTTTTAGCAACTATCCCTTGCTTGCAGGCTTGCTTATACAcccttttgttttgttgataCAAAAACAGAAATCATATACTCTCGCATGCGTGATGACATTTTTAAATGGCGAAACGATAATCCTACTCCGGCTACAATGATGATCATTTCGGATGAGGCTAAATATGTCTTTGGAACTTCTCTTGCCCAGGCTCAACAAGAAGTTAATAAGTACAACCTGTTTTGGGCTTATTCTTTTAGGCCTCGGGAAATGTCAGTCATGGTCACTTCTGCCGAGTGGCTCTGGGATAGCTTACTTGCaggtgttttgtttttttacctCTCTTCTATCCacttccatatatatatatatatatataaccaccAAACTAATCTCTTAAAGCTATCAGTTTCAGAGACAAAAAGACATGTTCTTCGCAAGTGCAGTGGAAGTAGTGAAAGCGTGGTTGAATCTACCGGAATGTTTTATTGCAGACTGTGCGTCTCGGAGCGCAGACTCTGCTTCTATAAGCGCAAACTGTTGGATAAATTCATCAAACACCTCTCGAGTAGAAAACATCTCTCTAAAGTAAGCaccctccctctctctctctctctttttgttgtCAATACATTTTTCTAACCATTTTAGGATAAATCAGGAAGAGTTTATTACTGATTGTCGTCAACATAACAAGAACCTGGGACTGTTCTGGCTAGAGgcaagttttttttcttaatgataAGTTTCTAACAGATTTTACAACAGTGACACAACACtatgttttttttcattttgtagaAAGAACATTTCCCAGAGAGCAAGCGGTTGAAGAAATCTGCCTAGGAGAGGTTGTGACTGAAGAAGTGATATCAGAGTCTAATACTATCGACCtatctttatttttcttgttctaGTCAGTCGTGAGTGTACACCACATCACCAATAATTGATAAACTGTTACGTTGTACATTACAAGTACATATTCACATTAAGGATCGGACTCTACATTTATGGATCTCTTGATACACAGGCTATATGTGAATTGAGAAATCATTTATTGATGTAGACATAGATGTGGATTGATGCAACAAAAGATCAAACGTGGTGTGTTGATGGCAAACAATAGTCTCTCATAGCTTGGAGCTTAGACCAGTCTGAGTAAGCCGTTGCCTTAGAACTCTTCTCATAACCTTATTTGTGGCCGTCCTAGGTAACGAAGGCAGAGTCACAACAGATGATACCTgcattatatatacattttcacATTAGCCTATTTGTTGTATAAAATTTGGAACAACACAACAACTTAATAAACGCCGTTGTGTTTTTCTTGTTGTTAGTTATATTACCTTGAACAATGGGTTAAGTTTCTTTTGTATCTCAGAGTTGAAGGACTTCTTCAGGAGGTTCAAGTTATGGTTCCGTAACTCTGGGTTTTTGAGCACAACAGCAATTACTAGCTGCTCAGGACCTCCAGTGGGAGGTGGAACACCGATCGCTGCTGTCTCCAGGACGCTGTCATCAACGGAGTTACAGACTCGTTCGATCTCAATAGAACCAACCTGGGCAAGAACAACCGGCAGAGTATGATTATGACGGTGCACTTCCTGTTACCAATACTATATAATAAAGTATTGTAGAGTAAGTAAGGTTTACCTTTATACCACCAAGATTCATTGTGTCATCAGCGCGTCCGTGAGCACGGTAGTATCCTTTTGAAGTCCGTTCAAATAAATCTCCATGTCTTCGTAAAACCTATAGAAAAGCAGGTACACCATACACTCAGAACCGATGATAAACTCCTAATAAATGTGGCAAGAGATGGATTACATGTCCTTGGAAGGTGGGCATTCCTTGGAAGTAAACTTTGTAGTGATTCCCATTCAGGAGAGTGCTAGAAGCTCCAAGCATGTGAGGACATAGAGCCAATTCTCCTACTCCTTCTGCGTCTGGAGGCTGAAATGAGGAAAagggaaaggaaaaaaaaaacgaccATGCTATCTTCAGTTCAATATCTTTCAGAATCAACACCTATGATAGCATAAACTTGCTTACGAGAGGATTGCCATCTTCACCGAGAATGAAAAGCTTGCAACCCATGGCAGCGGTGCTAAAAGCAGCCAGAGATTGAGGCTGGAGCAAAGAACCAGTGATAAAACTACCTCCAATCTCAGTTCCGCCACAATACTCGATTACAGGTTTGTAATGAGCTCTGCTCATCAGCCATAGATACTCGTCTACATTCGAAGCTTCACCAGTCGAACCAAAACAGCTATCGAAAAGGTATAAAGATAAGACTTCAATGTTactgtttaaaaattatagatgTTCTTCGAACACTTTTTCACCACGTTAGTCTAACCtccataaatttatttatatctgGAAAATTTTATAGTAGTGGCATGAGGACATTTACAAACATTTAAAATCCTAGCTACTATAACTTTTGGGAATTACCGGATTCGTGACCAATCATAGCCAGAAGTCGAGTTTGAGTTTTGCCATGTCCGAACAATGCTTGGTATCACACCTAGCATTGTTACCTCAGCATCCTAACCCCatatataataaacatatgGTGAATACCAAATCCCAGAGTTAACCATGCTATGAAATACATGGTAATTCAAGGGCTAGCCAATGAGATGGGAATGCATAGTTACATTGcttacctgcacaaatttgGCAAAGGCAGGACCAAGAGGTGAACCGTTGTACAATGCCATGCAAGCCCCATTTATCAAGGAAGCATAAACGAGCCACGGACCCATCATCCACCCAAGGTTGGTCGGCCAAGCAACAACATCTCCTTGATGAACATCCATATGGCACCAAGCATCAGCAGCAGATTTCAGAGGAGAAATGTTCGTCCATGGGATAGCCTTTGGCTCACCTACATCACAAACGCAAAACATAGTATTTCAACATCCTCATCTTCATACCATGTtgcgtttttttttctcattggCTTACCGGTGGTTCCTG
It encodes:
- the LOC108855698 gene encoding probable acyl-activating enzyme 17, peroxisomal; this translates as MVYKSLDSITRSDIKALGISDDVSNKLLRDLEDIIRNHHGSPPPERWIEISRRILHPNLPFSFHQMMYYGCYKDFGPDPPAWLPDPKVASLSNVGGLLERRGREFLGDDYENPVSSFSKFQEFSVSNPEVYWRTILDELNIEFSVPPKCVLEKDTSGDNPGGNWLPGAYLNPARNCLSNNGSKRSSDEVVIRWRNEGSDDLPVNAMTLLELRSQVWLTAHALNTLGLQEESAIAIDMPMNVESVIIYLAIVLAGHVVVSIADSFSPREISTRLKISKAKAIFTQDEIIRGDKSIPLYRRVVDAEAPLAIVIPARGSFVRMNLRENDLSWNEFLGKAGNMRGVEYIAVEKPAGACTNILFSSGTTGEPKAIPWTNISPLKSAADAWCHMDVHQGDVVAWPTNLGWMMGPWLVYASLINGACMALYNGSPLGPAFAKFVQDAEVTMLGVIPSIVRTWQNSNSTSGYDWSRIRCFGSTGEASNVDEYLWLMSRAHYKPVIEYCGGTEIGGSFITGSLLQPQSLAAFSTAAMGCKLFILGEDGNPLPPDAEGVGELALCPHMLGASSTLLNGNHYKVYFQGMPTFQGHVLRRHGDLFERTSKGYYRAHGRADDTMNLGGIKVGSIEIERVCNSVDDSVLETAAIGVPPPTGGPEQLVIAVVLKNPELRNHNLNLLKKSFNSEIQKKLNPLFKVSSVVTLPSLPRTATNKVMRRVLRQRLTQTGLSSKL